A region of the Anolis sagrei isolate rAnoSag1 chromosome 4, rAnoSag1.mat, whole genome shotgun sequence genome:
CTTTAAACTGGCTAAAGAAGGGCTAGTGATAAGGAGGGGGCACTTAAGGAGCTACTCATTAGCACCATAGTTCTTTGTGTTGACCTCCCTGCCCACTCATCCTTTGAATGAGGTTTGGCCAATTCCAGTGATggttctctactgaaggaggagACTTGATGTGTGAGTAAATTCACAACACTGTTGACAAGAAAGATCCTTCCAGAGTGACACTCGTTGCTGATTTCACTGGTTTGGCTGAGCTTAGTTTCACCATCCTGTCGCAGGCATGAAGAGGACACTGTAAAGATGTCCAACATGTATGCCTGTAAGGCTTAGACCCATTGAGCCAAGAATACTGTGCTCCCTTCCAAATTATTGTTCACCTGCTGCTTCCTTTTGGCCCAGCAAGCCGCACTCCAGACTGTGCATCTCCTCATCCCAAGAACCACAGACATGTAGGACTCTTGGCAGGCCTGCGATGGGAGCATAAACACCAGTCACTTCAGTGACTCTGTGAGCTCCGGCAGATGGTGCACCTCAGCCCACACAACCACATTCTGCAGCTGAGACTTGGCTCACTGTCTTCCAGGCATTGCGTACATCCATGAAGGAGAAGTCCTCATACTTGGTGGGTCGACAGCATGGATGGGAGGAGGGGCGTTCATGAGACCCAGGCTTGATGTGACCGTGCCGCAGCAGGTTACTCAACGTGAGGTCATAGTTTGTGCGGTCTCGATGGCAGGACCCACTGCAGTACTTGAACTTCACAATCTCGTCTGACTCAAAGCCGAGTCCCAGATCCCGGACCTTCAACCTCAGGTTGTGCAGGCGGCAGTTGCGGCTGCGGCTCCCACTCCCAGTTTTTCTGGATCCTTTCCTGGTTTTGGTTGCACCCGCTGGGGAACGTTCTGCCCTGAACAATTCTGAGGCACTGGACCCTTGTATAGTCACGTTTTCTCCTAAAGGAGATAGAAAAAGGTGAGTCacaagagaaaagaaaggcaCAGGGAGACTGCTAGGCTCCATGAGACAATAAAGGGACATGATACATGAATTAAGTATATAGCTGCTCCCTCAGCCCACACTATGCCCATTTCATCTGCTCCCCAAATTACTAGCTGTCTAACTCTAATAAGTGTGGTAAATTACAGAAGTGAAATATCAAAGTAGAACACATGAAGAAAAGTAAGCTAGAAATTTTGACTGGGAATCCCAATAGAAGAAGTGTAGGTCTCAACCAATCAGGACATTCTAAGTTCCTACCATGCCAGTTGCTCCATGCACCCAGGGATAGGGCTTCCCTGTCCTTTTCCTCCATGGGGGCAGGGCTGGCAATGCCCATGCCTTCAGAGATTGCTCCCAATGTCTGGTTATGATGCCAAGTCTGTGGAGTTGCCATGATGGTTCCAGCAAACAGTGACAGCAGAGTGAGTGTGCTCCACAGTCCAGGCTCCTAGGGAAAAGAAAATGGCCCATTCCAGTAAGTATGGTCAAAGCAGTAAGGCACAGAGACATTTAGGGGGCAATCTTAGAAATAAATGATAGCAGTAAAGTGATGATGCAAAATGCAAGTGTTTCAGGACCACTTTACAGATTTTCTCATGGTCATCTCTTCTGTGTTGGAAAATGCAACCATATGCATTTTgttatatataaaaatgaaaaaaaagagtTTGTCTCATCATAAGTACCATGAGAAGCAGAACAAGGAAATGCAATTTGTAGAATCTCCAAACTATCATAACTAGTGTCCATGACAGCTGTAGGATTCTGGGGGTACTAGTATTCAGAATTAATATTTCCAAGCCCTGTCAAAGTTTGACagctatatacatatacagtaaAATCAACACATTTGAATTCAtcatgtgtaaaaaaaaaatgctgtctgCAATGAATGGTTCTGTGAGATTCGGATCCCAGGAAAGCATAAACTGGTCTACACAGAAATAAAATATCAGACCAAAGGAGAATGATGTAAAAAAGAAAGGACCCATTCTGTCATACTTTGGAAGAGGACAGAAACGTCTCTGAAGCAGGGGGCTCTGCAGCTGCCCATGGTCTCTATAGCTAGTGCTTTCATGGCAAGTCAACTGTCCAGAAAAATGAACTCACCTTGTATCGTACTTGTTGAGCAGGCCAGCTCCTGTAGGCAGAGAGAGATCTGGCTGATCTGTACCTTGGCTCCTCCACTCTCCACTCCATCCTACCTGCAACACAAAGACACAGTTCAGGAACTAGAGCCCGCTTCTCTGGTGGAGTAACCTAATTTCTGCTTCTACAACTTCCTAAGTAAGTTGTCAACCTTCCCCATCTTTGCATCACTTGATAATTCCTTCCTGTCTTGCAAGATTATCTCCAACTATATAAAAGCAACCAATGCCAGTTGCATAGGAACCTCAGAGCTTGGAAACTTTTgggcaactcccaggattcctcagCCAATGGCCATGCCAAGCACAGTAGGGCTTCCTGACTAACTCCAACTGTGATAAGATCTAGCTTGAGAAAAAATAATCCCAAGCAGCGAACACTTAAAAGTGGTACATATACAAGGACTTTGGCAAATTTGTAAGGGTTTTCATAGGTAAAGAAAAAGAATACAAATGAGTTGTTTACCCATGGGGTCCCTCTGtgatggttgttgttattgttgctttaGCCGTAATGCCTTTAAATTGTTGCTCATTTATGACACCCCTAAGGTTGACcttatcatagagttttctttaaaagatttgttcagaggagtttgcctttgcctttctccgGTGTGAGAGACTAACTTGCCCAaggccagtgggtttccatggctgcatGGGGATTCAAATCTAGAGACGTAGTCCAGTGCTGAAACCACTACAAAGTACTGGCTCTTTCTCTCTGGGTGTGCAGCTACCATGATTTGGGTGATCTCGTCAGCTTTCTTTTTCACAGAACATTTTGTCTCCTTCTGATGTAGTTTTGCTGAATTTTATTTCTGAACAGGGACCTCCTGTACTCTAAGGATCTATAACTAGACAGATACAGATATACATACCCATCATCTTTGGTCCCTTCATTTACATTCTGCCTTCTGACCTGGAATCCCATGGAACAGTTTCCCAGTGACCAAGACAGAGACAACAGAAGACAGTGCTCTACAACATATCTTTTTTTTGTGCCTGGTGAAGGTTGCCCACATCACCCCAGTGCTAGAGACTGGAATTTGACCAGGTTAATTTTCCTCATGGTGAAGAAACATCTGGACTCTTTTCTTCAGCTTCCAAAAAGGTGCAGTTTTACTGGATCCCACAAGGTGGCAACACAGGACAagatttttttctgcttcttaaACTGACCACACGCAAGGGATAAGAAGAAAGGAGACCCCTTGCTCTATCTTAGGGGCTGGAAGAGAGATCCCGATTCTCCAGACTTTGATATCAAGGAATCTAAAGTGGTTTAGAGGTACAACAGAATGCCTTCAAAGCTAGTTGTGAAAATGGTAAGCTTCTtgcagaaacagaagaaacatTTCATGACCTTAAATGCTCTAGGATGTCCTTCTCTGTCCTACCATCTTCCAAGCTTCAACATGTAGAATAGGAGTGGGCAATTGGTGGCCTTAGTGCTGCATGTGGGCCTTTGTCTAATTTCAAAAACCAACTGCAAGTCAGGTCTCAGCAGGAGGGATATTTTTCATCCTTAGAAGATCCTTAGGTGAGGAGTATGTGCaacagagaaaaataagaaaataaagagAGAGGAGTGGGCTTCTGTCATGCCCACCACCAGCATGAGTGCCTTAACAGGTTACCCCAAGAGAATGTAGCATTTGGCAGGAAAACCAGGTGACCTGCTTCTGCAACAGAATAGATAATTTTCTAACTTCTTCCAGGTTTTCAAGCTGGGCCAGAAACATCCCAAGGGACACAGATGAATGCCAAAATGAAGACTACTGTTTGCTTTCATGTTCTGCCAGCTAGCGAAAGCATGGCAGAGTTCTCAGCCATATAAAAACTGAGACACCATCGAATTATGCTTCCATATCATGCAAACCAGCACAAAGTAATAACCAATTGATTGTAAATCTTCTGGGAATAATCAGCTTTCAGCAACTATTCTAGAAGCTTCAGACAAAGAAATATTTCACTTTTCCCAAGACCTTTGAGTGGGAAAGCCATGACACCACTGACTGTTATACATAAGCCAATTGGCCATAATTAGACTAATCTGCCTCAGTGGAAACTCTGGAGAACTGGATCTCTACTAGCATCACTACATAAGAGCAAGAAACGCTGCTTCAGTCACCGCCCCTCCAAAAAAAGGTCACCCATAAGCATACGATTTGGAATGGATAGGTAGACTCATTGGTTAATACTAAATAAGAAAAGCATATGAAGGACCATGGTTATGAAGGACTATTAGGGTCATTGCAGAAGATTTGATTGCATGCTTGCATAACTGGGAAATGGTACGTAATTCTAATTTTGTATTACCCAGTAGTAGTTTAATTTCATCACTGAGGGGCTGTTTGTGCCATATCCCCATATCAGGGAGGGTTGTTTGAGACACGGTTTGTGAGAGTGAAACAGGCAAGCATGGAGCAGTGACCACCATTCTTGTTTTTATCAAAGGTGATTTGATAAACACAAAATAGTGAATACTaaggaggagcccctggtgacacagcaggGGCTGTGTCAccagctgcagaacttgctgaccagaaggttgacagttcaaatccagggagtagggtgagctcctgtttttaggcccagcttctgccaacctagcagtttgaaaaaatgcaatgtgagtagatcaataggaagtgctccggcgggaaggtaacgccgctccatgcagtcatgctgaccacatgacctaggaggcatctacgaacAATGATGgctctacggcttagaaatggagatgagcaccaccccccagagtcagacacgactagacttaatatcaaggggaaacctttacctttactttaaggaGGAGCTGCAGTCTCGATTCAAGGCGTTCTAAGAGAAGACTATGGAGCTATTTTCAAGAGACTGCAAGGATGCTGGTGCTTTGAGCAATTGCAAGCATACCTCTGGGATGAAAATACATGGGGACAGAAGGAGGGCATCTCCCCTTAAGGGTGACTTAAACTATCATCACATGTCGAAAGGGAGACTCTAAGGCAACCTGTTGCAGAGCTGCAGGAATTTTTGCAGGAAGTTTGCCTGATATTTATTTTCCAAAACAAAAGAGTAGTTACAAAGAAAGCATTCCTCAAAACTGGCAAGCAGCCAACACACAGCACATCCTGCTCACCTGTAGCAGAAGCCTGGTGGCTAGAAACACAAGGTAACCTGTGCATTTTGGATGGTGGTCTTGAACACCCATCTTCTGGTGGAACAATGTAGCATGCCTGTTTTGTCTACAAGCAGAACCTAAATTACCCCACACAAGAGCTACCAGGCTCAGTGAGCAAACTCTCTAAGGCAGGATTTGCAACCTGATGCCACTGTTGCCCTGGGCGGCAACCAAAACTCTGCTTGAGCAGGAGTGATCTGCTAGGGAGCCATCAAGTGTCAACCCAGAACAGGCACCACTAAGGATGAATGGTCCAGAGAGACAATTTCCACAGCAATCCTAGGCATATTTGTTCTGAAGGAAGTCCTCCTGTGATAAGTTATGCTTTTTGCTAAGTAGGAAAGTGATGCACCAGAAAAGCAGCCTCTAAAGTTTGGTACATTAAGAGGCTGTCAAGAACTGTTTGGATTTGGATCTCTCCTTTTTGAGCCATGTCTGGAAGTTGTCCTGGAACAAGCAGTGAGTCTTTGCCTGATAGGCCTGGGATGAAAGCACCACAGAGTTTGGAGAAGTGGAGAGAAGCTTGAAACAGTTCTCTTGCAATTGGGAAAAGAGAAGCCCTGAGATGGACTTTCTGGAGCCCTTTTCACACCAGGGTTTCCAGGTCCCTCTCACACACACTTACTCCATAGTCCCCATTCTCTCTCCCAGTTATCTGCGCCACAATCCCCATCTCTCTCCATTAATAAATCCAGATGAgtggccagagaagcagagagaagctTAGACCACCTCACTAGTGagcagggaagggaaagaagcccACCTTGAGACAGGACTATCTGAAGCCTTCTTCACACCACGGTTTCCAGCTCTCTCTCTCAGTTACTTGCTCCATAgtccccattctctctctctgttatCTGCACCACAATCCCCATCTCTCTCCGTTAATAAATCCAGATGAGTGGCCAGAGAAGTTTGGACGACCTCACTGGTGAGAAGGGAAAGAAGCCCACCTTGAGACAGGACTATCTGGAGTCCTTTCCAGGCCTCAGTCTCCATCTCTCTCTGAGTTATCCGCATCACAACCAGCCTTCCTCTCTCAGTTAATCGCACCACAGTCCCCATCCCTCTCAGTTAATCAAATCCGGACGAGTGGCTGGAGAAGTGGAGAGGAGCCCGGGCCAGCTCTCTCGCTTTTGGGGCGAAAGAAAAGAAGCCCGCCTTGAGACCTTTGGGACACAACAGTCCCCGTCGCTTTCCCTTACACAAATCCGGATGAGTGAAGGGAAAAAGCGGAGAGGAGCTCACACTACGGAGCCTCCGGGAACCTTCGAGGGCTTTACAGTCCCCAGCACCTCCCTCCGATCTTGGCACCACGGTGCCCATCTCATCTCGCCTCTGCCGGGACCATTTGGACGGGAGGCCTGGCTCTGAATCCACTCGCGGCTCCCTCCACGAAGCCCCATCCCGCACCTCCGTCCCAAAGCCCCGCGCGAGCCTCCTTCGCCGGCCCGtcgctctctcactctctcactcACCGTGGGCGCCGTCTGGGCCGAAGGGGCGCCTCTGGCTGGGCGCGTTGGAGGCTCCTCTGCGGGGACCATGCTCCGAGGAAACGGGCCGGGAAGCGCCTCCCTCTGCCCTCGGGTGCCGGCCCTCCTGCCTGGGCATCGGGTCCGCTCCCTGCGCCAGAGAGACACGGTCAGCCGGGACCCCCCCACGGGGAAGAAGCGCCGTCCCGACGTCCCTTCTTCTCGTGCGGGTCTGGCCTCCCGCCTAGGAAGCCCGCTCCCTCCCCACCTCCGCCTTTCCCCAAGGAAGACCCGCCGCTGCCCTTACCTCTCGGCGGTGGCGCCTcctgggcagcagcagcagcagtagcagcagcagcagcagcagctcctccGCGTCTCATCCGCCGCCCCCGGGGGCCATGGCCCTTCCCTGCCGGGACCCTTCCCCGTGGTTCACATGGCCGGCAGGCGCCCCCGGGTCCAGGCCTCCCCCTGCGGGCGGAGAAGCGGTGAGAGCGGCAGCGGCGGAGGGGGGCGCGCTGCCCGCGGGGCCGATGCAGGGAAGCCCATCCACGCGGGGCCGGACTGGCGGGCAGGAGCCCCGGGGGCGCGCAGCCCAAGGCCCTCGGACGGGAGGCGAGAGCCGGCTCCATGGCCGCGCCTGGCGAGAGCACTCTGGCGGTGTCGGGTTCCAGCCGCCGCCGCCGTCACCTGATCCCCGGGAGGGGCGGGGCGGAGGcgcgggagggaggggggagggaggcacCGGAGGGGCGGCAGCATCCCCGGTGTGACCCCCACCCACTCCCCTCGCAGGCGCCCACCTCAGTCCGCGGAGCCCCACCAGGTGGGATCAAGGGCTGGGCTACCTGTCCGCGCTCTCTCCGCGCTAAGCCTTTCGCGCAGTTCCAAACCCGGTCTTTACAATGCAGATGAGTCTAtagggaaatcctggaaccagtttgaggcccgggCACTAGCCGCAGAGCGCTTGATGAGGGCTTTCTTCTGCCCGCTCTTGTGCTGCCGCAATTTGAAGTTAGCTTCGAGCTGCATTCAGTGTTCAGtattgcatgggcaaacttgggccctccagttgcTTGGGGTtgagaatcatagttggaagagacctcgtgggccatccagtccaaccccctgctaagaagcaggaaaatcgtattcagagcacccccgacagatggacatccagcctctgcttaaaagcttcccaagaaggaagctTTTAAGtttccggtaggctgttaggaactgtgggagtgcCTCAAACCAGTTTTAGGATTTCcagtgtaatcatctgcacagcaaaaccctTTTCTTCAATACTGAGTTGAAACTGGATTAAGTGGTTAGTGTAGATGGCATCAGAGGGAGTGGAGAGAGTCTTTTCAAAGCTGGTGTGCTTCAGATGTGTTAGGGTCACAACTCTCTTCATGGATGGCCATTGGGAGTGGTACAAGTTGTGGGTCAACACATCTGGAGGATACCAGTTTGGAGAATGCTGAACCACAGAGATGCTGTGAACACTCTGAAGATCTGAGATTATGTCAATGTTGATATTCTCTGACCATCAATGTTGATGGCAACAATTCTATGCTTAGTTTTGATGTACTACTAGGGTTCTTTCACACAGTAATTTTGGTACTATGGTCTATTCTACTTTAAGTGTCACCACATCTGATGGATTCCTTAGGCCTGTACTTCATTGAGTCACTAGGGTTTGCTGGCTGAGAACTTTAAGTGCCCCtcccaaaactgcaaatcccaggattccattgaatGTTGCCAGGACACTTGAAGTGGAATCATGAAGCTATAATCACTTTGTGCTGAAAGATGCCTGGTAGCCATTCTTCTGGTGGCAACT
Encoded here:
- the ARTN gene encoding artemin isoform X1, whose translation is MPRQEGRHPRAEGGASRPVSSEHGPRRGASNAPSQRRPFGPDGAHGRMEWRVEEPRYRSARSLSAYRSWPAQQVRYKEPGLWSTLTLLSLFAGTIMATPQTWHHNQTLGAISEGMGIASPAPMEEKDREALSLGAWSNWHGENVTIQGSSASELFRAERSPAGATKTRKGSRKTGSGSRSRNCRLHNLRLKVRDLGLGFESDEIVKFKYCSGSCHRDRTNYDLTLSNLLRHGHIKPGSHERPSSHPCCRPTKYEDFSFMDVRNAWKTVSQVSAAECGCVG
- the ARTN gene encoding artemin isoform X2; its protein translation is MEWRVEEPRYRSARSLSAYRSWPAQQVRYKEPGLWSTLTLLSLFAGTIMATPQTWHHNQTLGAISEGMGIASPAPMEEKDREALSLGAWSNWHGENVTIQGSSASELFRAERSPAGATKTRKGSRKTGSGSRSRNCRLHNLRLKVRDLGLGFESDEIVKFKYCSGSCHRDRTNYDLTLSNLLRHGHIKPGSHERPSSHPCCRPTKYEDFSFMDVRNAWKTVSQVSAAECGCVG